A section of the Streptomyces agglomeratus genome encodes:
- a CDS encoding helix-turn-helix domain-containing protein → MARPEKEIPVETPMEVAELAHELRALRRGSNLTYKDLSARSHYSAAALSTAASGNGVPKWEIVEAFVRGCGFTGDMGSWQRLYRNAVARLRLTLSRQRAGPPADAVIPAQLDGLLALVQHSMEAHQGDAVPRPAAGP, encoded by the coding sequence ATGGCGCGTCCTGAGAAAGAGATCCCTGTCGAGACACCCATGGAAGTGGCGGAGCTCGCCCACGAACTGCGGGCGCTCCGGCGCGGTTCCAACCTCACCTACAAGGACCTGTCGGCGCGCTCGCATTACTCCGCCGCGGCCCTGTCCACGGCGGCGTCGGGCAACGGCGTGCCGAAGTGGGAGATAGTCGAGGCGTTCGTACGCGGCTGTGGCTTCACCGGGGATATGGGCTCCTGGCAGCGTCTTTACCGCAACGCGGTGGCCCGACTGCGGCTGACTCTGTCTCGGCAGCGGGCCGGTCCGCCGGCCGACGCTGTCATCCCCGCCCAGCTCGACGGCCTGCTCGCCCTGGTCCAGCATTCCATGGAAGCCCACCAGGGCGACGCCGTACCGCGTCCTGCTGCGGGGCCGTGA